The Primulina tabacum isolate GXHZ01 chromosome 7, ASM2559414v2, whole genome shotgun sequence genome includes a window with the following:
- the LOC142551353 gene encoding protein TRIGALACTOSYLDIACYLGLYCEROL 4, chloroplastic isoform X1: protein MKKLRWAMDGGSWDVDVSTPVTVEGVARPVSGEPLPLGLSRGARLSRPRQVDFFQRFMAMPVVPNLDSVRGFSFQRVLSLPLPSFANESWLVAILGQFNVQKFVTSLRKNGFRQESYASSLQSIWRHLSNKTLYALNFCSEWSLTSQDTMVLSLEACADDKAPRKKAVLHHKFLHHDLIVEAASPSLFVDQHGNYWDVPLTMAMDLSSVASDSGTSYHLCVNHTTGSPKQCDDHPTQRAPAALLSGLCAKCAVSFKKNFDIWRSEAQKMKMVQPYDIFLSTPHISAAGILGAVVTASVGDNALRAQEENGCSGFRAKGVNSAILADLFASVSLSAQHGNFQKPFLDLTCFYARLDIPSGLNFLKGATCMAFDLYNSQVPNAEAVRAMCPSASFSFQQQIAGPFSFRVDAGVALDPKKKDWILNVNDPVIAIEYALQVLGSAKAVAWYSLKQKEFMVELRFFES, encoded by the exons ATGAAGAAGCTTAGATGGGCCATGGACGGTGGCTCCTGGGACGTCGACGTATCGACTCCGGTGACGGTGGAAGGAGTGGCGAGGCCAGTCTCCGGCGAGCCGCTGCCGTTGGGATTGAGCCGCGGGGCTAGGCTGTCTCGCCCCCGGCAGGTTGATTTCTTCCAGCGCTTCATGGCTATGCCCGTCGTTCCCAATCTTGACTCCGTCCGTGGCTTCTCTTTTCAGCGCGTCCTCTCTCTTCCTCTGCCCTCCTTCGCCAACGAGTCGTG GTTAGTGGCAATTCTTGGACAGTTCAATGTACAGAAATTTGTGACTTCGCTTCGAAAGAATGGGTTCAGGCAAGAGTCATATGCTTCATCTTTGCAGAGTATTTGGAGACACCTTTCAAACAAAACTTTGTATGCCCTAAATTTTTGTTCAGAGTGGTCGTTAACCTCACAGGACACGATGGTACTTAGCTTAGAGGCATGTGCGGATGACAAGGCTCCTAGAAAGAAGGCAGTTCTTCATCACAAG TTTCTCCATCACGATCTCATTGTAGAAGCAGCGTCGCCATCACTTTTTGTTGATCAGCATGGTAATTACTGGGATGTTCCATTGACAATGGCGATGGATCTTTCGTCAGTTGCTTCTGACAGTGGAACAAGCTACCATTTATGTGTCAACCACACTACAGGTTCACCCAAGCAGTGTGATGATCATCCTACTCAAAGAGCACCTGCTGCTTTACTTTCAGGTTTGTGTGCCAAATGTGCAGTTTCATTCAAGAAAAATTTCGACATTTGGAGAAGTGAAGCGCAAAAGATGAAAATGGTGCAACCGTATGATATATTTCTGTCCACCCCTCATATTTCAGCAGCAGGGATTCTAG GTGCTGTTGTCACTGCATCTGTCGGTGATAATGCACTTCGAGCCCAAGAAGAAAATGGGTGTTCTGGGTTTCGAGCCAAAGGCGTAAACTCTGCGATTTTAGCGGATTTATTTGCGTCAGTCTCACTCTCTGCTCAGCATGGAAATTTCCAGAAGCCTTTCCTAGACCTTACTTGCTTTTATGCCCGGCTGGATATTCCTTCTGGATTGAACTTTCTAAAGGGTGCCACTTGCATGGCGTTTGATCTCTACAATTCTCAAGTGCCAAATGCAGAAGCAGTTCGTGCAATGTGTCCCTCTGCCAGCTTCTCTTTTCAGCAGCAG ATTGCTGGACCTTTCAGCTTCCGAGTCGATGCAGGAGTGGCGCTCGACCCAAAGAAAAAAGACTGGATTTTGAATGTGAATGATCCTGTAATTGCCATCGAATATGCCCTTCAAGTACTTGGTTCAGCAAAGGCTGTAGCTTGGTATTCCCTGAAACAAAAAGAGTTCATGGTAGAACTAAGATTCTTTGAGAGTTGA
- the LOC142551353 gene encoding protein TRIGALACTOSYLDIACYLGLYCEROL 4, chloroplastic isoform X2 has translation MPAKSQSNNVANLFRGNYEFHTLVAILGQFNVQKFVTSLRKNGFRQESYASSLQSIWRHLSNKTLYALNFCSEWSLTSQDTMVLSLEACADDKAPRKKAVLHHKFLHHDLIVEAASPSLFVDQHGNYWDVPLTMAMDLSSVASDSGTSYHLCVNHTTGSPKQCDDHPTQRAPAALLSGLCAKCAVSFKKNFDIWRSEAQKMKMVQPYDIFLSTPHISAAGILGAVVTASVGDNALRAQEENGCSGFRAKGVNSAILADLFASVSLSAQHGNFQKPFLDLTCFYARLDIPSGLNFLKGATCMAFDLYNSQVPNAEAVRAMCPSASFSFQQQIAGPFSFRVDAGVALDPKKKDWILNVNDPVIAIEYALQVLGSAKAVAWYSLKQKEFMVELRFFES, from the exons ATGCCCGCCAAATCTCAGAGCAACAATGTGGCAAATTTGTTCCGAGGAAATTATGAGTTTCACAC GTTAGTGGCAATTCTTGGACAGTTCAATGTACAGAAATTTGTGACTTCGCTTCGAAAGAATGGGTTCAGGCAAGAGTCATATGCTTCATCTTTGCAGAGTATTTGGAGACACCTTTCAAACAAAACTTTGTATGCCCTAAATTTTTGTTCAGAGTGGTCGTTAACCTCACAGGACACGATGGTACTTAGCTTAGAGGCATGTGCGGATGACAAGGCTCCTAGAAAGAAGGCAGTTCTTCATCACAAG TTTCTCCATCACGATCTCATTGTAGAAGCAGCGTCGCCATCACTTTTTGTTGATCAGCATGGTAATTACTGGGATGTTCCATTGACAATGGCGATGGATCTTTCGTCAGTTGCTTCTGACAGTGGAACAAGCTACCATTTATGTGTCAACCACACTACAGGTTCACCCAAGCAGTGTGATGATCATCCTACTCAAAGAGCACCTGCTGCTTTACTTTCAGGTTTGTGTGCCAAATGTGCAGTTTCATTCAAGAAAAATTTCGACATTTGGAGAAGTGAAGCGCAAAAGATGAAAATGGTGCAACCGTATGATATATTTCTGTCCACCCCTCATATTTCAGCAGCAGGGATTCTAG GTGCTGTTGTCACTGCATCTGTCGGTGATAATGCACTTCGAGCCCAAGAAGAAAATGGGTGTTCTGGGTTTCGAGCCAAAGGCGTAAACTCTGCGATTTTAGCGGATTTATTTGCGTCAGTCTCACTCTCTGCTCAGCATGGAAATTTCCAGAAGCCTTTCCTAGACCTTACTTGCTTTTATGCCCGGCTGGATATTCCTTCTGGATTGAACTTTCTAAAGGGTGCCACTTGCATGGCGTTTGATCTCTACAATTCTCAAGTGCCAAATGCAGAAGCAGTTCGTGCAATGTGTCCCTCTGCCAGCTTCTCTTTTCAGCAGCAG ATTGCTGGACCTTTCAGCTTCCGAGTCGATGCAGGAGTGGCGCTCGACCCAAAGAAAAAAGACTGGATTTTGAATGTGAATGATCCTGTAATTGCCATCGAATATGCCCTTCAAGTACTTGGTTCAGCAAAGGCTGTAGCTTGGTATTCCCTGAAACAAAAAGAGTTCATGGTAGAACTAAGATTCTTTGAGAGTTGA
- the LOC142551352 gene encoding putative receptor-like protein kinase At5g18500, which translates to MGSFNSGLSKETHILHLKVWALVGIFFCIFAMLVLLLLWCFVARKKFRTGNKLPVSRIPNVSKEIKEIRMDQISTNHFDPERDSFSNGEKNYEKNSDKLMTHLINGKENTSGSFTFTGKDDMTFESLEKRDFLAVNQPSSHPITIPSPLAGLPELSQLDWGHWFTLRDLEIATDKFSNENVIGEGGYGVVYRGQLANGTLVAVKRLLNNLGQAEKEFRVEVEAIGHVRHKNLVRLLGYCIEGTHRLLVYEYVNNGNLEQWLHGAMSQHGYLTWEGRMKILLGTAKAIAYLHEAIDPKVVHRDIKSSNILIDDDFNAKISDFGLAKLLGAGETHIITRVMGTFGYVAPEYASSGFLNEKSDVYSFGVLLLEAVTGREPVDDSRPLPEKNLVDWIKMMVGAKRSEEVLDPNINNRPSKSAFKRALLTALRCVDPNVEQRPPMSQVVRMLESEEYPVPREGRKKLKESFRPSSEGEQIHRF; encoded by the exons ATGGGGTCCTTCAATTCCGGGTTGTCGAAGGAAACTCACATCCTTCATCTGAAGGTGTGGGCTTTAGTGGGAATCTTCTTCTGCATCTTTGCTATGCTTGTTCTTTTGCTGCTATGGTGTTTCGTAGCGCGTAAGAAATTTAGGACAGGGAATAAACTTCCAGTTAGCCGGATTCCAAATGTGTCGAAGGAAATCAAAGAGATAAGAATGGACCAGATTTCGACTAACCATTTTGATCCCGAAAGAGATTCCTTCTCCAATGGCGAAAAGAATTATGAAAAGAATTCTGATAAGCTTATGACTCATTTAATCAATGGGAAGGAAAATACTTCAGGTTCCTTTACTTTCACGGGGAAGGATGACATGACATTTGAATCTTTGGAGAAGAGGGATTTTCTGGCAGTAAACCAGCCTTCTTCCCATCCTATTACCATACCATCCCCTCTAGCGGGCCTCCCTGAGCTCTCGCAGCTCGATTGGGGCCACTGGTTTACGCTAAGGGATCTTGAAATAGCAACCGATAAGTTTTCGAATGAAAATGTCATTGGTGAGGGCGGATACGGAGTTGTCTACAGGGGCCAACTGGCCAATGGTACTCTTGTGGCAGTGAAAAGGCTACTCAACAATTT AGGGCAAGCGGAGAAAGAATTTAGGGTGGAAGTAGAAGCTATTGGCCATGTTCGACATAAAAATTTGGTTCGACTTTTGGGTTATTGTATCGAAGGTACTCATAG GTTATTGGTGTACGAGTATGTAAACAATGGCAATCTAGAGCAATGGCTCCATGGAGCAATGTCCCAGCATGGATACCTTACTTGGGAGGGACGAATGAAAATTCTACTCGGCACTGCCAAGGC AATAGCTTACCTACACGAAGCGATTGATCCTAAAGTGGTTCATCGAGACATTAAGTCGAGTAATATATTGATAGATGACGACTTTAATGCAAAAATATCTGATTTTGGCCTTGCCAAGTTGCTTGGTGCTGGAGAAACTCATATTATCACTAGAGTTATGGGAACTTTTGG ATACGTAGCCCCAGAATATGCTAGCAGCGGCTTCCTAAATGAAAAGAGTGATGTTTATAGCTTCGGGGTTTTGCTCTTGGAAGCAGTAACTGGAAGGGAACCAGTAGATGACAGTCGACCTTTGCCCGAG AAAAATCTGGTGGACTGGATAAAGATGATGGTTGGGGCGAAGCGTTCTGAGGAGGTGCTTGATCCAAATATAAACAATAGGCCATCTAAATCTGCCTTTAAACGAGCCCTTTTGACTGCCTTGAGGTGTGTCGATCCCAATGTCGAACAAAGACCTCCAATGAGTCAAGTTGTCCGCATGCTCGAGTCAGAGGAATACCCTGTACCAAGAGAG